In Brevibacillus brevis NBRC 100599, a single genomic region encodes these proteins:
- the ftsA gene encoding cell division protein FtsA → MVSNELIVSLDIGTSKVRVMIGEINNGSINIIGVGQSHSEGIKKGVIVDIDQTVHAIREAVDHAERMVGVSIEEVYVGITGNHIDLHETQGVVAVSSEDREIREEDIQRVIQAAKVVAIPPDREIIEVVPKEYIVDGQGSIKDPRGMIGVRLEMEGTIVTGLKTVVHNIVRCAQRTNLRVAGIFLQPLAASTVALSKDDKNMGVVLVDIGAGSTTIGVFEQGKLAATTVIGIGGDHITSDISLGLRTHTDVADRVKTKNGCALIDEASEDVKFKVNRIGSEVEKQFTQVDLANIIEPRAAEIFQLVEDAVYKLGYRDEIAGGYVLTGGTVAMPGMLELAKEELDAPVRIAIPDYIGVRDPAYTTGVGLIQYALQLMERRSIRVTPSFKGTQKQTVSSKPKEGGGLMEKVKNWFSEFI, encoded by the coding sequence TTGGTAAGCAATGAACTCATAGTCAGCCTAGACATTGGAACATCCAAAGTACGCGTCATGATCGGCGAGATCAACAATGGTTCCATCAACATCATCGGCGTCGGACAATCACACTCAGAAGGAATCAAGAAGGGCGTGATTGTAGACATCGACCAAACCGTGCATGCCATCCGGGAAGCGGTTGATCATGCGGAACGCATGGTTGGCGTTTCAATCGAAGAAGTGTATGTGGGGATCACTGGAAACCATATCGATCTGCATGAAACCCAAGGGGTTGTCGCTGTATCCAGCGAAGACCGTGAGATACGAGAAGAAGATATTCAACGCGTAATTCAGGCAGCGAAGGTCGTGGCTATTCCTCCAGACCGTGAAATCATCGAGGTAGTCCCAAAGGAGTACATCGTTGATGGACAAGGGAGCATTAAGGACCCTCGTGGGATGATTGGTGTCCGACTGGAAATGGAAGGGACCATTGTGACCGGGTTGAAAACGGTCGTACATAACATCGTTCGCTGTGCTCAACGAACTAATCTGCGTGTAGCTGGAATATTCTTGCAACCGCTTGCGGCTAGCACTGTTGCTCTATCCAAAGATGACAAAAATATGGGTGTCGTTCTTGTCGACATCGGTGCGGGTTCTACCACGATCGGTGTATTCGAGCAAGGGAAACTGGCAGCGACCACCGTGATCGGCATCGGTGGCGACCACATTACGAGCGATATTTCACTCGGACTGCGAACGCATACAGATGTGGCAGATCGTGTGAAAACCAAAAACGGCTGTGCCCTTATTGACGAAGCATCCGAAGATGTGAAGTTCAAGGTGAACCGGATTGGCAGTGAAGTTGAAAAGCAATTTACGCAAGTGGATTTGGCCAATATTATCGAGCCGCGCGCTGCGGAAATATTCCAATTAGTCGAGGATGCTGTATACAAATTGGGCTATCGCGACGAAATTGCAGGTGGCTATGTTCTTACGGGTGGTACCGTAGCTATGCCGGGCATGTTGGAATTGGCAAAAGAAGAATTGGACGCACCTGTTCGAATTGCGATTCCTGATTACATCGGAGTGCGAGATCCTGCCTACACCACCGGGGTAGGTTTGATTCAATATGCCTTGCAGTTGATGGAGCGCCGCAGCATTCGCGTCACCCCCTCATTCAAGGGCACTCAGAAGCAAACCGTCTCGTCTAAGCCAAAAGAAGGCGGCGGTTTGATGGAAAAAGTGAAAAACTGGTTTAGCGAATTTATTTAA
- the sigE gene encoding RNA polymerase sporulation sigma factor SigE gives MYVKLRLQLQLTWYRILLWLGVRAEEVYYIGGSEALPPPLTREEEELLLGRLPSGDPAVRGMLIERNLRLVVYIARKFENTGINIEDLVSIGTIGLIKAVNTFDPDKNIKLATYASRCIENEILMYLRRNNKIRSEVSFDEPLNIDWDGNELLLSDVLGTENDTIYKNIEDQVDRKLLKKALDKLSDRERIIMELRFGLAGEEEKTQKDVADLLGISQSYISRLEKRIIKRLRKEFNKMV, from the coding sequence ATGTATGTAAAACTTCGCCTACAACTCCAATTGACCTGGTACCGAATCTTGCTCTGGCTTGGTGTACGCGCCGAAGAAGTCTATTATATTGGCGGGAGTGAAGCATTGCCTCCACCATTGACCAGAGAAGAAGAGGAGCTGCTGCTCGGACGACTGCCGTCTGGTGATCCGGCTGTCCGCGGTATGTTGATTGAACGCAATCTTCGTCTGGTCGTTTACATCGCCCGCAAGTTTGAGAATACGGGAATTAACATTGAGGACTTGGTTAGCATAGGCACCATCGGCTTGATCAAGGCAGTGAATACCTTTGATCCAGACAAGAACATCAAGCTGGCAACGTATGCTTCTCGTTGTATCGAAAACGAAATCCTCATGTATCTTCGCCGAAATAATAAAATTCGTTCAGAGGTATCTTTTGATGAACCGCTTAACATTGACTGGGATGGCAATGAGCTGCTGCTCTCAGATGTTCTGGGTACGGAGAATGACACGATTTATAAAAACATCGAGGACCAAGTAGATCGAAAGCTTCTGAAAAAAGCACTGGATAAACTGTCTGACCGCGAGAGAATTATCATGGAGCTGCGCTTCGGTTTGGCGGGAGAAGAGGAAAAGACACAAAAGGATGTAGCCGATTTATTGGGAATCTCACAGTCGTATATTTCGCGTTTGGAAAAGCGAATTATAAAACGGTTGCGAAAAGAATTCAACAAGATGGTCTAA
- a CDS encoding DivIVA domain-containing protein translates to MPLTPLDIHNKEFSTGFRGYNIDEVNEFLDQVIKDFELLIKEKKEQEERVAILNERVDYYKSLEENLSKSILVAQETAEDVKSNARKEAQLILKEAEKNADRIVNEALAKSRKIAIEIEELKKRASVYRMRFRTLLEAQLEMLENGDWDSIEQPQVDSPVTVE, encoded by the coding sequence GTGCCATTAACGCCGTTGGATATACACAATAAGGAATTCAGCACAGGCTTTCGTGGGTATAACATTGACGAAGTGAACGAATTTCTCGATCAGGTGATCAAAGATTTTGAGCTCTTGATAAAAGAGAAAAAAGAACAGGAAGAGCGCGTAGCCATTCTAAATGAGCGCGTAGATTACTATAAGAGTTTGGAAGAAAATTTGAGCAAGTCGATTCTGGTGGCGCAGGAGACAGCAGAGGATGTGAAGTCCAATGCCCGCAAGGAAGCGCAGCTCATCCTAAAAGAAGCGGAGAAAAATGCAGACCGAATCGTCAATGAAGCATTGGCGAAGTCGCGCAAAATCGCAATCGAAATCGAAGAATTAAAAAAACGTGCTTCTGTTTACCGTATGCGCTTTCGGACGCTTTTGGAAGCGCAACTGGAAATGCTGGAGAATGGCGACTGGGACAGCATCGAACAGCCACAGGTTGATTCTCCTGTAACAGTTGAATAA
- the sigG gene encoding RNA polymerase sporulation sigma factor SigG, with the protein MTRNKVEICGVDTSKLPVLTNKEMRDLFERLQSGELAAREKLVNGNLRLVLSVIQRFNNRGEFVDDLFQVGCIGLMKAIDNFDLGQNVKFSTYAVPMIIGEIRRYLRDNNPIRVSRSLRDIAYKALQVRDNLTNKHSREPTIIEISQELNVAKEDVVFALDAIQDPVSLFEPIYQDGGDPIYVMDQISDEKNKDVTWVEEIALREGMQRLGDREKMILSMRFYEGKTQMEVAEEIGISQAQVSRLEKAAIAHMQKHVQS; encoded by the coding sequence GTGACGCGCAATAAGGTAGAGATATGCGGGGTAGATACCTCCAAGCTTCCGGTGTTGACAAACAAAGAGATGCGGGATTTGTTTGAGCGCCTGCAAAGTGGGGAGCTGGCGGCCCGCGAGAAGCTGGTCAACGGCAACTTGCGATTGGTACTTAGCGTAATCCAACGGTTCAACAATCGCGGAGAGTTCGTGGATGACTTGTTTCAAGTGGGCTGCATCGGGTTGATGAAAGCGATCGACAACTTTGATCTCGGGCAAAATGTGAAGTTTTCCACGTATGCCGTACCGATGATCATCGGAGAAATTCGCCGCTATTTACGGGATAACAATCCGATTCGTGTTTCCCGCTCTTTGCGAGACATCGCGTACAAGGCCTTGCAGGTGCGTGACAATTTGACCAACAAACATTCGCGAGAGCCTACCATTATCGAGATTTCTCAGGAATTGAACGTAGCCAAAGAAGATGTCGTGTTTGCACTCGATGCGATCCAAGATCCGGTTTCATTGTTTGAACCGATTTATCAGGATGGTGGCGATCCGATTTACGTCATGGATCAGATTAGTGACGAGAAGAACAAAGATGTCACGTGGGTAGAGGAAATTGCACTTCGTGAGGGAATGCAGCGGCTAGGTGACCGAGAAAAAATGATATTATCCATGCGCTTTTACGAAGGAAAAACGCAGATGGAAGTAGCAGAGGAAATCGGTATCTCACAGGCACAGGTCTCCCGATTAGAAAAAGCCGCAATTGCCCATATGCAAAAGCACGTTCAATCGTAA
- a CDS encoding YlmC/YmxH family sporulation protein, whose product MVKISDFQTKEVVNILDGKRLGQISDLEIDLRHGRVEAIVVPGPGKFLGFFSAGNDYVIPWRNIVKIGKDVVLVRMEEALKVEVKTSGGDEY is encoded by the coding sequence ATGGTAAAAATCTCTGACTTCCAGACCAAAGAAGTGGTAAATATTCTCGATGGGAAACGGCTTGGGCAAATTTCAGATTTGGAGATCGATCTGCGGCACGGGCGCGTAGAGGCTATCGTCGTACCGGGACCAGGAAAATTTCTCGGGTTCTTTTCTGCCGGGAACGATTATGTCATTCCTTGGCGCAATATTGTGAAGATCGGGAAAGATGTGGTTCTTGTTCGGATGGAAGAAGCACTTAAAGTTGAAGTAAAAACTTCTGGCGGAGATGAATACTAA
- the pgeF gene encoding peptidoglycan editing factor PgeF gives MREPFVRVEDKSILSLTEWEQQFPGLVAGFTIRSGGESEQPYGSFNMGLHVGDESANVVANRRKLAEQVGMSFSAWTCADQVHGNQVCQVTAGGAGKESLEDVISSTDGLFTLEKGVMLTSFYADCVPLYFLHPQSGAIGLAHAGWKGTVGRIAEEMVKAMTKHYQAKPADIFVAIGPSIGGCCYEVDERIMTQVRTCAGDWEKAVISSTGDRYMLDLRQLNTAILLEVGISSGNIFSTNWCTSCRTDLFFSHRKEAGIQGTTGRMASYIGWKENL, from the coding sequence ATGAGAGAACCATTTGTCAGGGTGGAGGATAAGTCAATCTTATCGTTAACAGAGTGGGAGCAACAATTTCCTGGATTAGTGGCGGGGTTTACCATTCGCTCAGGCGGGGAAAGTGAACAACCGTACGGGTCTTTTAATATGGGGCTGCATGTGGGTGATGAATCTGCGAACGTAGTAGCCAATAGACGCAAGCTGGCAGAACAAGTCGGGATGTCATTTTCGGCGTGGACATGCGCCGATCAAGTGCACGGGAATCAGGTATGCCAGGTTACAGCAGGCGGGGCGGGAAAAGAAAGTCTGGAGGACGTCATTTCTTCAACAGATGGTTTGTTTACCCTTGAAAAAGGAGTCATGCTGACCTCGTTTTATGCAGATTGTGTGCCTCTCTATTTTCTACACCCTCAATCAGGTGCAATCGGACTTGCCCACGCAGGCTGGAAGGGAACAGTAGGCCGTATTGCCGAGGAAATGGTGAAGGCAATGACGAAGCACTATCAGGCCAAGCCAGCGGACATTTTCGTCGCAATTGGCCCATCCATTGGCGGCTGTTGCTATGAAGTCGATGAGCGAATCATGACGCAGGTTCGCACTTGTGCAGGCGATTGGGAAAAAGCAGTGATCTCTTCCACTGGGGATCGATATATGCTGGACCTCCGTCAGTTGAACACAGCGATATTGCTCGAAGTTGGAATTTCTTCCGGGAATATTTTCTCCACGAATTGGTGTACAAGCTGCAGAACAGACTTGTTTTTCTCTCATCGCAAGGAAGCTGGGATACAAGGAACTACCGGACGGATGGCTTCCTATATCGGCTGGAAGGAAAACCTGTAG
- a CDS encoding cell division protein SepF: protein MGVMNKLMGFLGLENEEYIEETTTVEEEREEQESSHKRQPAISRTNNVVPFQAREKEGIRLILCEPRHYSDAQDIADNLRHRRPVVVNLHRVEKDQAKRIIDFLSGTVYALNGDIQKVGDTIFVCTPDHVDIQGTISSVLEE from the coding sequence ATGGGTGTTATGAATAAATTGATGGGGTTTCTGGGGTTAGAAAACGAGGAATACATCGAAGAGACAACAACGGTGGAAGAGGAAAGAGAAGAGCAAGAGTCCTCGCACAAACGCCAGCCAGCGATCAGTCGAACTAACAACGTAGTACCGTTTCAAGCACGGGAAAAGGAGGGAATCCGTTTGATTCTCTGTGAACCCCGTCATTACAGCGACGCACAGGATATCGCTGACAACCTACGTCATCGTAGACCTGTTGTGGTCAATCTTCATCGCGTGGAAAAAGACCAAGCCAAGAGAATTATCGACTTTTTGAGCGGGACGGTATATGCATTAAACGGTGATATCCAAAAGGTCGGAGACACGATCTTCGTGTGCACACCTGACCATGTAGATATTCAGGGTACGATCTCCAGTGTGCTGGAAGAGTAG
- a CDS encoding DUF881 domain-containing protein, producing MLQKSRKITFILAIISAIIGVMLTVQLRSSLHPVHKESRSIAELRTTLQKELEKHKNLLADISKYNQLYYQYETSLSEDESISVMKEELARTRRMAGMVGMEGEGIVIDVVDAHTPAEPVGDGHMPVPVVGDYTIDDEDLRWLVNILFANGAQAVSINGHRLIATTAIRNVGDVIQIDTRTIRAPYEIKALGEPEVLLSALKLEGVEENFQLANKKVLAEKRDKLMISANNETRVIQFMKPVKQKGDS from the coding sequence ATGTTACAAAAAAGCCGTAAAATCACATTTATTCTTGCCATCATTAGTGCTATCATAGGTGTGATGTTGACTGTGCAATTACGAAGCAGTCTTCATCCTGTTCATAAAGAGTCTCGCAGCATCGCGGAACTTCGGACCACGTTGCAAAAAGAACTGGAGAAACACAAAAACCTGCTCGCAGACATTTCAAAGTATAATCAGCTGTACTACCAATACGAAACCTCACTCAGTGAAGATGAAAGTATCTCCGTTATGAAAGAGGAGTTGGCACGGACTCGCCGAATGGCTGGAATGGTAGGGATGGAGGGAGAAGGCATCGTTATTGATGTTGTCGATGCCCATACACCTGCAGAGCCAGTTGGGGATGGACATATGCCTGTGCCTGTTGTAGGAGACTATACGATTGACGATGAAGATTTGCGCTGGTTGGTAAATATCCTGTTTGCAAACGGAGCACAAGCTGTTTCTATTAATGGCCATCGACTGATTGCTACCACTGCGATCCGCAATGTGGGAGATGTCATCCAAATCGATACCAGGACGATCAGGGCTCCGTATGAGATAAAAGCATTGGGGGAGCCTGAAGTATTGTTGTCCGCATTGAAGCTGGAGGGCGTAGAGGAAAACTTCCAGCTGGCGAATAAAAAGGTGCTGGCAGAAAAACGGGACAAGCTGATGATTTCAGCGAATAATGAAACACGTGTCATTCAATTTATGAAACCTGTAAAACAAAAAGGAGATTCGTAA
- a CDS encoding RNA-binding protein, whose translation MSIFDHFSKEERPFVERALEMLTQVERKQAMRLTDFVDPRQLLIFQSLSSQVTDVKVSPYGGYEGAERVRIIIHPEYLPVEPDDYRLTLLAIKADQRFHVLEHRDVMGAMLGVGMKREKFGDMLTDSAGSYAIVAEEVADFVCAQVTQIHRTSVQFERVAWEAFTPPAPKFVEKTITVPSGRIDAIIGEVHNMSRAKALVPIRAGKVKINWKVIEDPSYQLQMGDMVSLAGYGRFKILEVAGPTRSGRIRMIVGLVT comes from the coding sequence ATGAGCATATTTGACCATTTTTCAAAAGAAGAACGTCCCTTTGTTGAACGGGCGCTGGAAATGCTGACGCAAGTAGAGCGGAAGCAGGCCATGCGCCTTACTGATTTTGTAGACCCGAGGCAGTTGCTGATTTTTCAGAGTCTATCCTCACAAGTAACAGATGTGAAGGTTTCTCCATATGGAGGATACGAAGGTGCCGAGCGAGTTCGTATTATCATCCATCCGGAGTACCTCCCGGTCGAACCTGATGATTATCGCCTTACCTTATTGGCAATCAAGGCAGATCAGCGCTTTCATGTGCTGGAGCATCGAGATGTGATGGGGGCGATGCTGGGTGTCGGGATGAAGCGGGAGAAATTCGGAGATATGCTGACAGATTCAGCGGGCAGCTATGCGATTGTAGCAGAGGAAGTTGCTGATTTTGTCTGTGCGCAGGTGACACAAATTCACCGGACATCTGTTCAGTTTGAACGGGTAGCATGGGAGGCGTTCACACCGCCTGCACCCAAGTTTGTAGAAAAAACAATCACCGTGCCATCAGGTCGAATTGACGCGATCATCGGAGAAGTACACAATATGTCTCGCGCAAAAGCCCTGGTGCCAATTCGAGCGGGAAAAGTAAAAATCAACTGGAAAGTAATCGAAGACCCGTCTTATCAACTCCAGATGGGGGATATGGTATCTCTTGCAGGCTATGGTCGGTTCAAAATTCTTGAGGTAGCAGGTCCAACGCGTAGCGGACGAATTCGAATGATTGTCGGACTGGTTACATAA
- a CDS encoding small basic family protein has protein sequence MWLPLIGLIVGLVVGFLLDWRVPQEYSSYLSIALLAGLDTIFGGIRSFLERTFNVRIFMSGFFFNTLFAAGLAFIGGYLGIDLYLAAIVAFGVRLFNNLAVIRRIVLSKWINQQE, from the coding sequence ATGTGGCTCCCGCTTATCGGACTGATTGTCGGTCTTGTTGTCGGCTTCCTACTGGATTGGCGTGTGCCCCAGGAGTATAGCAGCTATCTATCAATAGCCCTCTTGGCTGGATTGGATACGATCTTTGGGGGGATTCGTTCGTTTTTAGAGCGTACTTTTAACGTTCGTATTTTCATGTCTGGATTCTTTTTCAACACACTTTTTGCAGCAGGCTTGGCCTTCATTGGAGGGTACTTGGGGATTGATCTGTATTTGGCTGCGATCGTGGCTTTCGGGGTCCGTTTGTTCAACAATCTCGCTGTCATTAGGAGAATTGTTCTATCCAAATGGATCAATCAGCAAGAATAA
- the spoIIGA gene encoding sigma-E processing peptidase SpoIIGA, with the protein MVVYLDIILLLNVAIDTLLLWFTAYFRKERMVWWRMILASLFGSAYLVFFFFPVFSSMYQWWVKLLFSVIMLWIAFGNRRLLSFAQNLIIFYFVAFVFGGGVFGLQYFLAPQSEIVNGLVVTHNDGFGVGFKPTLGIVLIGFILIFFIGKRSYRAIQEPRRIETFLVDVVVTLAGEKVICRGLVDTGNQLHEPITRIPVMIIENRMFAHLLPPSLLRQADENGGVWEKLDGSWDHLPLEWQSRVRLIPYRSVSRGMDFLLAIKPDRVMVVQDGIRFETERVLIGLNPIPLAADGKYQAIVHPALMETYTEESTFILKQEG; encoded by the coding sequence GTGGTTGTGTATCTTGATATCATTCTACTCCTGAATGTGGCTATTGATACCTTGTTACTCTGGTTTACTGCTTATTTTCGCAAAGAGCGCATGGTGTGGTGGAGAATGATACTCGCCTCTCTGTTTGGCTCCGCGTATCTGGTCTTTTTCTTTTTTCCTGTGTTTTCTTCCATGTACCAATGGTGGGTCAAACTGCTCTTTTCTGTCATCATGCTGTGGATTGCTTTTGGGAACAGGAGGTTGTTGTCCTTTGCGCAAAACTTGATCATTTTTTACTTCGTCGCATTTGTGTTCGGAGGGGGAGTGTTTGGGCTACAGTATTTTTTGGCACCGCAGAGTGAAATTGTCAATGGACTGGTTGTCACGCATAATGATGGGTTTGGCGTCGGATTCAAGCCTACTTTGGGGATCGTCCTGATCGGTTTTATCCTGATCTTTTTCATCGGGAAAAGGAGCTACCGTGCAATCCAGGAGCCACGAAGAATCGAAACCTTTCTTGTCGATGTCGTCGTCACGCTAGCAGGGGAAAAAGTCATTTGCCGTGGACTTGTGGACACAGGAAACCAGCTCCACGAGCCGATTACACGCATACCCGTCATGATTATAGAAAATCGCATGTTCGCACATTTGCTTCCGCCGTCGCTTCTCCGACAAGCCGATGAAAACGGTGGAGTGTGGGAGAAGCTGGACGGATCTTGGGATCATTTGCCGCTGGAATGGCAGTCTCGGGTACGCCTGATCCCGTATCGCAGCGTGTCAAGAGGAATGGATTTTTTGCTCGCAATCAAGCCAGACCGTGTCATGGTCGTGCAAGACGGGATTCGTTTTGAAACAGAACGGGTGCTAATCGGGCTTAACCCGATCCCATTGGCTGCTGACGGCAAGTATCAGGCTATCGTGCACCCAGCGCTGATGGAAACTTATACAGAGGAATCAACCTTTATTCTCAAACAGGAGGGCTAA
- the ftsZ gene encoding cell division protein FtsZ, with translation MLEFDMDLESFARIKVIGCGGGGSNAVNRMIAGGVKGVEFITLNTDAQALQLSSADIKLQIGEKLTRGLGAGANPEIGKKAAEESRDLIENALRGADMVFVTAGMGGGTGTGAAPVVAEIAKEMGALTVGVVTRPFSFEGRRRSQHGEIGIAALKEKVDTLIVIPNDRLLEIVDKNTPMLEAFREVDNVLRQGVQGISDLIAVPGLINLDFADVKTIMTERGSALMGIGVSSGENRAAEAARRAISSPLLETAIDGARGVLMNITGGTNLSLYEVNEAADIVSSASDPDVNMIFGAVINEDLKNELVVTVIATGFEHSQRAAEAPRRQQQPINTPGNRPTPVSNTNNSRAKEEEEDKSFFSMGNLDNLDIPAFLRNRRRNKN, from the coding sequence ATGCTGGAATTTGATATGGACTTGGAATCCTTTGCACGAATTAAAGTTATTGGTTGCGGGGGCGGAGGTAGCAACGCAGTAAACCGCATGATCGCCGGTGGAGTAAAGGGTGTAGAATTCATCACCTTGAACACCGACGCGCAAGCACTTCAGCTCTCCAGTGCAGATATCAAGCTGCAAATCGGGGAAAAATTGACACGTGGACTGGGAGCAGGTGCGAATCCTGAGATCGGTAAAAAAGCGGCGGAAGAAAGCCGTGATTTGATTGAGAACGCTTTGCGTGGAGCTGACATGGTATTCGTAACTGCCGGTATGGGTGGAGGTACGGGTACAGGTGCAGCACCTGTTGTTGCAGAAATCGCCAAAGAAATGGGTGCTCTTACAGTTGGTGTAGTAACTCGTCCGTTCTCTTTCGAGGGTCGCAGACGTTCCCAGCACGGTGAGATCGGTATCGCTGCTCTGAAAGAAAAAGTAGACACACTGATCGTGATTCCTAACGACCGTCTTTTGGAAATCGTTGATAAAAATACGCCAATGCTCGAAGCATTCCGCGAAGTTGACAACGTACTGCGACAAGGGGTTCAAGGTATTTCCGACCTGATTGCGGTACCTGGACTGATCAACTTGGACTTCGCTGACGTGAAGACGATCATGACTGAGCGCGGTTCTGCTCTCATGGGTATCGGTGTAAGCAGTGGCGAAAATCGTGCGGCTGAAGCTGCACGTCGGGCTATTTCCAGCCCACTTCTCGAGACTGCGATTGATGGTGCACGCGGTGTTCTCATGAACATCACTGGCGGGACTAACCTGAGCTTGTACGAAGTAAACGAAGCAGCCGACATCGTATCTTCTGCATCTGACCCAGATGTTAACATGATTTTCGGTGCGGTGATTAACGAGGATCTGAAAAATGAATTGGTAGTGACCGTAATTGCTACAGGCTTCGAGCATAGTCAACGCGCGGCGGAAGCTCCGCGCCGTCAACAACAGCCGATCAACACGCCTGGCAATCGTCCGACACCAGTTTCCAATACGAATAACAGCCGTGCGAAGGAAGAAGAGGAAGACAAGTCCTTCTTCTCCATGGGTAACCTGGATAATCTGGATATTCCAGCATTCCTGCGCAATCGCCGCCGCAACAAAAACTAA
- a CDS encoding YggT family protein, translating into MTAVISILNFAFTVYQYMIIAYILMSWVPQMRGTGIGQLLEKLVEPYLAPFRRFIPPLGFIDISPIVALIALRLAQSGLYAILEQIMF; encoded by the coding sequence ATGACTGCTGTCATTTCGATTTTAAATTTTGCCTTTACGGTATATCAATACATGATTATTGCTTACATTTTAATGTCATGGGTTCCTCAAATGAGAGGTACAGGGATCGGTCAGTTACTGGAAAAACTGGTTGAGCCTTATTTGGCGCCATTTCGCCGGTTTATCCCACCGCTCGGCTTCATCGATATCTCCCCGATTGTCGCATTGATTGCCCTGCGTCTTGCCCAATCTGGCCTGTACGCCATTTTGGAACAAATCATGTTCTAG
- a CDS encoding YggS family pyridoxal phosphate-dependent enzyme gives MTKEQELLKERLQSIEARIQAACDRANRKREEVKIIAVTKYVDADAIGDLLAVGVENIGENRVQDALPKHELHGNKGIWHFIGHLQTNKAKEVVGKFPYIHSLDRLSLAQELNRRGEALDHVVKCFLQINISGEETKFGLSPNDVLAFLRETSNMKHISIVGLMTMAPVVENQEEARQVFRGLYEWKQRINEMAFPHAQVEELSMGMSSDFEVAIEEGATYIRLGSVLVKPE, from the coding sequence ATGACTAAGGAACAAGAATTGTTAAAAGAACGACTGCAATCCATCGAGGCAAGAATTCAGGCTGCTTGCGATCGGGCGAACCGCAAGCGTGAGGAAGTAAAAATTATTGCCGTAACCAAGTATGTCGACGCAGATGCTATTGGCGACTTGCTCGCTGTAGGAGTTGAGAATATCGGGGAAAATCGCGTGCAGGATGCCCTGCCCAAGCATGAACTACACGGCAATAAAGGAATCTGGCATTTTATCGGGCACCTCCAGACGAACAAGGCAAAAGAAGTCGTAGGGAAATTCCCGTACATCCATTCTCTGGATCGACTTTCTTTGGCACAAGAGTTGAATCGACGCGGTGAAGCGCTGGATCATGTCGTAAAATGCTTTTTACAGATCAATATATCCGGTGAAGAGACAAAATTTGGGCTTAGTCCCAATGACGTATTGGCTTTTTTGCGCGAAACCAGTAATATGAAACATATAAGTATCGTTGGATTGATGACAATGGCGCCTGTTGTCGAAAACCAAGAGGAAGCCAGACAGGTGTTCCGTGGTCTCTATGAGTGGAAGCAACGGATTAACGAAATGGCATTCCCGCACGCACAGGTGGAAGAACTGTCCATGGGCATGTCTAGTGATTTTGAAGTGGCCATTGAAGAGGGAGCTACATATATTCGTTTAGGATCGGTATTGGTCAAGCCGGAGTAA